In Mustelus asterias unplaced genomic scaffold, sMusAst1.hap1.1 HAP1_SCAFFOLD_448, whole genome shotgun sequence, the following are encoded in one genomic region:
- the LOC144486753 gene encoding zona pellucida sperm-binding protein 3-like, with product MTGDFLIYSTHLSHSPEYHGSVIVRTNGAIVPIECHYFRKGNVSSNPIKPTWIPFSSTRSGEGHLSFSLRLMNGDWLTERTSTVYYLGELIHIEASVSMSNHMALKLYIDRCVATLRPDKDSSPRYSIIDYNGCLLDSKAEDSFSTFVLPGDEQEPDKLRFDLDAFRFFGDERSLIFITCHLKVVPVDQRFQEQSLYFAEVAECLGPIGGIEL from the exons atgactgGAGATTTCCTGATCTACAGCACCCACCTGAGCCACAGCCCAGAGTATCATGGATCTGTTATTGTGAGAACCAATGGAGCGATCGTTCCCATTGAGTGTCATTATTTTAG GAAGGGCAATGTGAGCAGTAACCCCATCAAGCCCACCTGGATCCCATTCAGCTCCACCAGGTCTGGAGAAGGGCATCTGTCATTCTCACTGCGCCTAATGAATG GTGACTGGCTTACAGAGCGCACTTCGACTGTCTACTACCTGGGTGAGCTCATTCACATTGAGGCCTCTGTTTCAATGAGCAACCACATGGCCCTGAAGCTCTACATTGACCGCTGTGTAGCTACATTGAGGCCAGACAAGGACTCCAGCCCGAGATACAGCATCATTGACTACAATGG CTGCCTCCTGGACAGCAAAGCTGAGGACTCCTTTTCAACCTTTGTGTTGCCAGGAGACGAGCAGGAGCCGGACAAGCTCCGCTTTGACCTGGATGCCTTCCGTTTCTTTGGAGATGAGCGTTCCTTG ATTTTCATCACCTGTCACCTGAAAGTTGTTCCAGTGGATCAGAGATTCCAGGAACAAAGCTTGTACTTTGCAGAAGTTGCAGAATGT CTGGGCCCCATTGGAGGAATCGAGCTTTGA